A DNA window from Allokutzneria albata contains the following coding sequences:
- the ehuA gene encoding ectoine/hydroxyectoine ABC transporter ATP-binding protein EhuA: MSQPATEAALTSRKDGQFIHFDKVSKRFGDNVVLNDLCFAMGAGERVTLIGPSGSGKTTILRMLMTLMKPDTGTIRVGEDYLYHEERGGKLVEAGEAHIRKVRQRITMVFQSFNLFPNMRVLRNVTEAPVHVLGLSKEEAEERALGLLEMVGLDHKIDAYPSQLSGGQQQRVAIARALAMQPDVLLLDEVTSALDPELAAGVLDVLRDVAKTTDVTMLCVTHAMKFARDISHRVLMFCEGRIIEAAPPEEMFDSPTHERTRSFLQSVLDET; encoded by the coding sequence ATGAGCCAGCCGGCCACCGAGGCAGCCCTGACCTCACGCAAGGACGGGCAGTTCATCCACTTCGACAAGGTGTCCAAGCGCTTCGGCGACAACGTGGTGCTCAACGACCTCTGCTTCGCGATGGGCGCGGGGGAGCGGGTCACGCTGATCGGGCCGAGCGGCTCGGGCAAGACCACGATCCTGCGGATGCTGATGACGCTGATGAAGCCGGACACCGGCACGATCCGCGTCGGCGAGGACTACCTCTACCACGAGGAGCGCGGCGGGAAGCTGGTGGAGGCGGGCGAGGCGCACATCCGCAAGGTGCGCCAGCGCATCACCATGGTTTTCCAGTCCTTCAACCTCTTCCCGAACATGCGGGTGCTGCGCAACGTCACCGAGGCGCCCGTGCACGTCCTCGGACTGTCCAAAGAGGAGGCCGAGGAGCGCGCGCTCGGCCTGCTGGAGATGGTGGGCCTGGACCACAAGATCGACGCGTATCCCTCGCAGCTCTCCGGCGGCCAGCAGCAGCGGGTGGCGATCGCCCGTGCGCTGGCGATGCAGCCGGATGTGCTGCTGCTGGACGAGGTGACCTCGGCGCTGGACCCGGAGCTGGCCGCCGGAGTGCTCGACGTGCTGCGCGACGTCGCCAAGACCACCGACGTCACGATGCTGTGCGTGACCCACGCGATGAAGTTCGCCAGAGACATCTCGCACCGCGTGCTGATGTTCTGCGAGGGCCGCATCATCGAGGCCGCGCCGCCGGAGGAGATGTTCGACTCGCCCACCCACGAGCGGACGCGGTCCTTCCTGCAGTCCGTGCTGGACGAGACCTAG
- a CDS encoding nuclear transport factor 2 family protein, which produces MTTRETVMDLLRRIGEGDPERIAELYAEQGDWKLDWPEAEHGRAETPWIKHRSTRADAAEHYRQIGENHVPGEAGTEIERILVDGDDAVVLGEIRQTAKSTGRAYRARFALHLTVEDGLVTRHHVYEDSLAVAQAFTR; this is translated from the coding sequence ATGACAACACGCGAGACGGTGATGGACCTGCTGCGGCGGATCGGCGAGGGCGACCCCGAGCGGATCGCGGAACTCTACGCCGAGCAAGGCGACTGGAAGCTGGACTGGCCCGAGGCGGAGCACGGTCGCGCCGAAACTCCCTGGATCAAGCACAGGTCCACGCGCGCCGACGCCGCCGAGCACTACCGCCAGATCGGCGAGAACCACGTGCCCGGCGAAGCCGGGACGGAGATCGAACGCATCCTCGTGGACGGCGACGACGCCGTGGTGCTGGGCGAGATCCGGCAGACCGCGAAGTCCACCGGACGGGCCTACCGGGCCCGCTTCGCCCTGCACCTCACGGTCGAGGACGGACTGGTCACCCGGCACCACGTCTACGAGGACAGCCTCGCCGTGGCGCAGGCGTTCACGCGCTGA
- the ehuB gene encoding ectoine/hydroxyectoine ABC transporter substrate-binding protein EhuB, whose protein sequence is MCAAHVTRRNFLLGTAAGALGMAVSSCSTVDLTAQEAGGDLLSRIRDRGEVNIGIANEAPYGFVDRSGRITGEAPELARKVFQRLGVERMNPRITDFGSLIPALQVGVFDVIAAGMFVTPARCKQILFSDPEYQAPEALMVPKGNPKGINTLDDIVARKDIRVGLLTGSANIGYATDLGLMDRAVIFDSVFSGLDGILANRADAFSLTAISLRDALNKRPDAPLELTPAYVPVIGGKRKLGCGAFGFRRDQRTFRDAFNVELNRMRASGELLSTVRPFGFTESEMTTLTAAELCSDTSSSS, encoded by the coding sequence GTGTGTGCCGCGCACGTCACCCGACGGAACTTCCTCCTGGGCACGGCGGCCGGCGCGCTGGGGATGGCCGTTTCCTCTTGCAGCACAGTGGATCTGACCGCGCAGGAGGCGGGCGGCGACCTGCTCAGCCGCATCCGCGACCGCGGCGAGGTCAACATCGGCATCGCCAACGAGGCGCCGTACGGCTTCGTCGACCGCAGCGGCCGGATCACCGGCGAGGCACCCGAGCTGGCGCGGAAAGTCTTCCAGCGCTTGGGTGTCGAGCGGATGAACCCGCGGATCACCGACTTCGGCTCGCTGATCCCGGCGCTGCAGGTCGGGGTCTTCGACGTCATCGCGGCGGGCATGTTCGTCACGCCCGCGCGGTGCAAGCAGATCCTGTTCTCCGATCCGGAGTACCAGGCGCCGGAGGCGCTGATGGTGCCCAAGGGCAACCCCAAGGGGATCAACACCCTCGACGACATCGTTGCGCGGAAAGACATTCGCGTCGGTCTGCTCACCGGAAGCGCGAACATCGGCTATGCGACCGACCTCGGCCTGATGGACCGCGCGGTCATCTTCGACAGCGTCTTCAGCGGGCTGGACGGCATCCTGGCCAACCGCGCGGACGCCTTCTCACTGACCGCGATCTCCTTGCGGGACGCGCTGAACAAGCGCCCGGACGCACCGCTGGAGCTGACCCCGGCCTACGTCCCGGTGATCGGCGGCAAGCGCAAGCTCGGCTGCGGCGCGTTCGGTTTCCGGCGCGACCAAAGGACTTTCCGGGACGCGTTCAACGTGGAGCTCAACCGCATGCGGGCCAGTGGCGAGCTGCTGTCGACGGTGCGGCCGTTTGGTTTCACCGAGTCCGAGATGACCACCCTGACCGCCGCCGAGCTGTGCAGCGACACCAGCTCCTCCAGTTGA
- the murA gene encoding UDP-N-acetylglucosamine 1-carboxyvinyltransferase, with product MSEHFRVQGGARLVGEVSVVGAKNSVLKLMAAALLAEGTTTLTNCPEILDVPLMADVLRGLGCEVDIDHDKVTIVSPSMPNHRADFASMSKLRASVCVLGPLVARCRKAVVALPGGDAIGSRPLDMHQNGLRQLGATTGIEHGCVVAEAENLHGAQIWLDFPSVGATENILMAAVLADGTTVIDNAAREPEIIDICVMLQQMGAKIEGAGTSTLTVHGVQSLQPTEHRVIGDRIVGATWALAAAMTRGDITVLGVDPGHLNLVLEKLRTAGAEVTTVDEPQQGFRVVMNGRPKAVDFVTLPYPGFATDNQPFAVALAAVAEGTSMITENVFEARFRFVEEMMRMGADARTDGHHCVVRGVEKLSGAPVWASDIRAGAGLVLAGLCAEGVTEVWDVFHIDRGYPQFVENLQRLGADVQRVSAPPER from the coding sequence GTGAGCGAGCATTTCCGGGTCCAGGGCGGCGCACGCCTCGTCGGTGAGGTCTCCGTTGTCGGCGCGAAGAACAGCGTCCTGAAGCTGATGGCGGCGGCACTGCTCGCCGAGGGCACCACGACACTGACCAACTGCCCCGAGATCCTGGACGTCCCGCTGATGGCGGATGTGCTGCGGGGGCTGGGCTGCGAGGTCGACATCGACCACGACAAGGTCACCATCGTCTCGCCCTCGATGCCGAACCACCGCGCCGACTTCGCGTCGATGAGCAAGCTGCGCGCCTCGGTCTGCGTGCTGGGCCCGCTGGTCGCGCGCTGCCGCAAGGCGGTCGTCGCGCTCCCCGGCGGTGACGCCATCGGCTCGCGTCCGCTGGACATGCACCAGAACGGCCTGCGCCAGCTCGGTGCGACCACGGGCATCGAGCACGGGTGCGTCGTCGCGGAGGCGGAGAACCTGCACGGTGCCCAGATCTGGCTGGACTTCCCCAGCGTCGGCGCGACCGAGAACATCCTGATGGCGGCCGTGCTCGCGGACGGGACCACGGTCATCGACAACGCCGCGCGCGAGCCGGAGATCATCGACATCTGCGTGATGCTCCAGCAGATGGGCGCCAAGATCGAGGGCGCAGGCACCTCGACGCTGACCGTGCACGGCGTGCAGTCCCTGCAGCCGACCGAGCACCGGGTGATCGGTGACCGCATCGTCGGCGCGACCTGGGCGCTGGCCGCCGCCATGACGCGCGGCGACATCACGGTGCTCGGCGTCGACCCGGGCCACCTCAACCTGGTGCTGGAGAAGCTGCGCACGGCGGGCGCCGAGGTCACCACGGTGGACGAGCCGCAGCAGGGCTTCCGCGTGGTGATGAACGGCCGTCCCAAGGCGGTGGACTTCGTCACGCTGCCCTATCCCGGCTTCGCCACCGACAACCAGCCGTTCGCGGTCGCGCTCGCCGCGGTCGCCGAGGGCACCTCGATGATCACGGAGAACGTGTTCGAGGCCCGGTTCCGCTTCGTCGAGGAGATGATGCGGATGGGCGCCGACGCGCGCACGGACGGCCACCACTGCGTCGTCCGCGGCGTCGAGAAGCTCTCCGGTGCCCCGGTGTGGGCCTCCGACATCCGCGCGGGCGCGGGCCTGGTGCTCGCGGGCCTGTGCGCCGAGGGCGTCACGGAGGTGTGGGACGTCTTCCACATCGACCGCGGCTACCCGCAGTTCGTCGAGAACCTGCAGCGGCTCGGCGCGGACGTGCAGCGGGTCTCGGCGCCGCCGGAGCGCTGA
- a CDS encoding LysE family translocator — protein sequence MPELLIPFLAVVVVLTVTPGPDMALVLRNGVRGGTAAAWWTGLGCCAGIAVHALAAVVGLSALLAASATAFTVVKLAGAAYLVWLGVQALWAARHGLRGVQASLTDAVKEPMARGAAFRQGVLSNILNPKIALLFLTLLPQFVAAGESRMATSAVLAAVFLALAVAWWTVFSVLIGKLGRLLSAPRVKLALERLTGAVLVALGLRVALD from the coding sequence GTGCCGGAACTACTCATCCCCTTTTTGGCCGTCGTTGTCGTGCTGACGGTCACACCCGGTCCTGATATGGCCCTCGTGCTGCGCAACGGGGTGCGTGGTGGCACGGCGGCGGCGTGGTGGACCGGACTCGGTTGCTGCGCGGGCATCGCGGTGCACGCGCTGGCGGCGGTGGTCGGCCTCTCCGCGCTCCTGGCAGCCTCGGCGACCGCGTTCACCGTGGTGAAGCTCGCGGGCGCGGCCTACCTGGTGTGGCTCGGCGTGCAGGCGCTCTGGGCGGCCCGGCACGGCCTGCGCGGTGTCCAGGCTTCCTTGACGGATGCCGTCAAGGAGCCGATGGCGCGCGGCGCGGCGTTCCGCCAGGGCGTGCTGAGCAACATCCTCAACCCCAAGATCGCCCTGCTGTTCCTGACCCTGCTGCCGCAGTTCGTGGCCGCGGGGGAGTCCCGGATGGCCACCTCGGCGGTGCTGGCCGCGGTCTTCCTCGCGCTCGCGGTGGCGTGGTGGACGGTCTTCTCGGTGCTGATCGGCAAGCTCGGCCGCCTCCTGTCCGCCCCCAGGGTCAAGCTGGCGCTCGAACGCCTCACCGGCGCGGTCCTCGTCGCCCTCGGCCTCCGCGTGGCCCTCGACTGA
- a CDS encoding protein meaA yields MPYPSDRERDRPWVMRTYAGHSSAAASNALYRRNLAKGQTGLSVAFDLPTQTGYDPDHELSRGEVGKVGVPVSHIGDMRQLFDGIPLAEANTSMTINATAMWLLALYVGVAEEQAEAEGLDRDEMLSKLAGTTQNDIIKEYLSRGTYVFPPGPSLRLITDMVAWAVQHVPKWNPINICSYHLQEVGASPVQEVAYAMCTAISVLDAVRDSGQLPDDRFGEVVGRISFFVNAGVRFIEEMCKMRAFGVLWEEITRDRYGIENPKQRRFRYGVQVNSLGLTEQQPENNVQRIVLEMLAVSLSRNARARAIQLPAWNEALGLPRPWDQQWALRMQQVLAYETDLLEYEDLFDGSPVIQAKVDEIVAGARAEIDRVQAMGGAVAAVESGYMKSQMVSSLAERRRRVESGEDVVVGLNKFDTTEPSPLQAEGAKAIETIDPKVEREASEAVRAWRSAREASTVDESLRGLREAAKTGANLMSATISCAKAGVTTGEWASALREVFGEYRAPTGVSGASAAGAAGAALAGVRERVAKASEELGERLRILVGKPGLDGHSNGAEQVAVRARDVGFEVVYQGIRLTPAQIVAAAVQEGVHVVGLSVLSGSHLEVVPAVVEGLRAAGVTDVPVVLGGIIPPADADELVERGVAKVFTPKDYELTEIMDEIVTVIRKAHGLTES; encoded by the coding sequence GTGCCGTACCCGTCCGACCGTGAACGCGATCGCCCCTGGGTGATGCGGACGTACGCAGGCCACTCCTCGGCGGCCGCGTCGAACGCGCTCTACCGGCGCAACCTGGCCAAGGGACAGACCGGCCTGTCGGTGGCGTTCGACCTGCCGACGCAGACCGGCTACGACCCCGACCACGAGCTCTCCCGCGGCGAGGTCGGCAAGGTCGGCGTCCCGGTGAGCCACATCGGCGACATGCGGCAGCTCTTCGACGGCATCCCGCTCGCCGAGGCCAACACCTCGATGACGATCAACGCCACCGCGATGTGGTTGCTGGCGCTCTACGTCGGCGTCGCCGAGGAGCAGGCCGAGGCCGAGGGACTCGACCGCGACGAGATGCTGTCCAAGCTCGCGGGCACGACGCAGAACGACATCATCAAGGAGTACCTGTCGCGGGGCACCTACGTGTTCCCGCCGGGGCCGAGCCTGCGGCTGATCACCGACATGGTGGCGTGGGCGGTGCAGCACGTGCCGAAGTGGAACCCGATCAACATCTGCAGCTACCACCTGCAGGAGGTCGGCGCGTCCCCGGTGCAGGAGGTCGCCTACGCCATGTGCACGGCGATCTCCGTGCTCGACGCGGTGCGCGACTCCGGACAGCTGCCGGACGACCGCTTCGGCGAAGTGGTCGGGCGGATCTCCTTCTTCGTCAACGCGGGCGTGCGGTTCATCGAGGAGATGTGCAAGATGCGCGCCTTCGGCGTGCTCTGGGAGGAGATCACCCGCGACCGCTACGGCATCGAGAACCCGAAGCAGCGGCGGTTCCGCTACGGCGTGCAGGTCAACTCGCTCGGGCTGACCGAGCAGCAGCCGGAGAACAACGTCCAACGCATCGTGCTGGAGATGCTCGCGGTGTCGTTGTCCCGCAACGCCCGCGCCCGCGCGATCCAGCTGCCCGCGTGGAACGAGGCGCTGGGCCTGCCGCGCCCGTGGGACCAGCAGTGGGCGCTGCGGATGCAGCAGGTGCTGGCCTACGAGACGGATCTGCTGGAGTACGAGGACCTCTTCGACGGCTCGCCGGTGATCCAGGCGAAGGTCGACGAGATCGTGGCAGGCGCGCGGGCGGAGATCGACCGCGTGCAGGCGATGGGCGGCGCGGTCGCGGCGGTGGAGAGCGGCTACATGAAGTCGCAGATGGTCTCCTCGCTCGCCGAGCGCCGTCGCCGGGTGGAGTCCGGTGAGGACGTCGTCGTCGGGCTGAACAAGTTCGACACCACCGAGCCGAGCCCGTTGCAGGCCGAGGGTGCCAAGGCGATCGAGACGATCGACCCGAAGGTGGAGCGCGAGGCGAGCGAGGCCGTGCGCGCGTGGCGCTCCGCCCGCGAAGCGTCCACTGTGGACGAGTCGCTGCGCGGGCTGCGCGAGGCGGCCAAGACCGGTGCGAACCTCATGTCCGCCACCATTTCCTGTGCCAAGGCCGGGGTGACCACGGGCGAGTGGGCCTCGGCGCTGCGCGAGGTCTTCGGCGAGTACCGCGCGCCGACCGGGGTGTCCGGTGCCTCGGCGGCCGGAGCGGCAGGTGCCGCGCTGGCCGGGGTGCGGGAGCGGGTGGCCAAGGCGAGCGAGGAGCTGGGCGAGCGGCTGCGCATCCTGGTCGGCAAGCCCGGCCTCGACGGGCACTCCAACGGCGCGGAGCAGGTCGCGGTCCGGGCGCGCGACGTCGGTTTCGAGGTGGTCTACCAAGGCATTCGGCTCACGCCCGCGCAGATCGTGGCCGCTGCGGTGCAGGAGGGCGTGCACGTCGTCGGGCTGTCGGTGTTGTCCGGCTCACACCTGGAGGTCGTGCCCGCGGTCGTCGAGGGGCTGAGGGCGGCCGGGGTGACCGACGTGCCGGTGGTGCTCGGCGGGATCATCCCGCCCGCCGACGCGGATGAGCTGGTGGAACGCGGTGTGGCCAAGGTGTTCACGCCCAAGGACTACGAGCTCACCGAGATCATGGACGAGATCGTGACGGTCATCCGGAAAGCCCACGGCTTGACCGAATCGTGA
- a CDS encoding cysteine hydrolase family protein: protein MTTALIVIDVQRGFDDAEFWGKRNNPDAEANIRLLIEAWQREGQPIVLVRHNSTKPGSPLRPGQEGNEFKSELDGVIPDFLVNKSVHSAFHGEEDLHAWLQERGITRLVTCGIQTNRCVETTTRVGGDLGYEIRYVLDATFTFDETAQDGSVVTADEIARVVAVNLHDNFAEVTTTRAVLT from the coding sequence ATGACAACAGCTCTGATCGTGATCGACGTGCAGCGCGGGTTCGACGACGCCGAGTTCTGGGGCAAGCGCAACAACCCCGACGCCGAGGCGAACATCCGGCTGCTCATCGAGGCGTGGCAGCGCGAAGGCCAGCCGATCGTCCTCGTGCGGCACAACTCCACCAAGCCCGGCTCGCCGCTGCGGCCCGGCCAGGAAGGCAACGAGTTCAAGTCCGAGCTCGACGGCGTCATACCGGACTTCCTGGTCAACAAGAGCGTGCACTCCGCTTTCCACGGCGAGGAGGACCTGCACGCGTGGCTGCAGGAGCGCGGTATCACCAGGCTCGTCACGTGCGGCATCCAGACGAACCGCTGCGTGGAGACCACGACGCGCGTCGGCGGCGACCTCGGCTACGAGATCAGGTACGTCCTCGACGCCACGTTCACCTTCGACGAGACCGCGCAGGACGGATCGGTCGTCACCGCGGACGAGATCGCCCGCGTGGTCGCGGTGAACCTGCACGACAACTTCGCCGAGGTGACCACCACGCGCGCCGTGCTTACCTGA
- a CDS encoding GlxA family transcriptional regulator: MRTIGLLALPDTRSFDVAVTAEVWCVDMPLATIAASGGPFEVRICAPRKASVALRPIGSLTPTHGLSGLADCDLVVLPGRYDPLAPVPQSVIRALRDYDGVIATLCSGAFTAAAAGLLDGRPATTHWRLLPQLASAAPRAEIRGDVLFTDDGSVLTSAGVVGGVDLCLHLVRRSLGASVATALARRLVMPPAREGDQRQFIDAPVPPRPAQAGIGSTVDWASARLESPLGVSDLAAHAGMSERSFQRAFTAAMGTTPGKWLLAQRVRHAQRLLESTELSVDRVAQRCGLGTAANLRRRMHAALGVTPGAYRRTFHTP; this comes from the coding sequence ATGCGCACGATCGGTCTTCTCGCCCTGCCGGACACCCGCTCCTTCGACGTCGCCGTGACCGCCGAGGTGTGGTGCGTCGACATGCCCTTGGCAACCATTGCAGCCTCCGGAGGACCGTTCGAGGTGAGGATCTGCGCGCCCCGCAAGGCATCCGTGGCCTTGCGCCCGATCGGCTCGCTCACGCCGACCCACGGCTTGAGCGGTCTGGCGGACTGCGATCTGGTGGTGCTGCCGGGCCGGTACGACCCGTTGGCGCCGGTGCCGCAGTCGGTGATCCGGGCGCTCCGCGACTACGACGGGGTGATCGCGACGCTGTGCTCCGGCGCGTTCACCGCCGCCGCGGCCGGGCTGCTCGACGGCAGGCCCGCGACGACGCACTGGCGGTTGCTGCCGCAGCTCGCATCAGCGGCGCCGCGCGCGGAGATCCGAGGCGATGTGCTCTTCACCGACGACGGCTCGGTGCTGACGTCAGCGGGGGTTGTCGGCGGAGTGGACCTCTGCCTGCACCTGGTGCGACGGTCGCTGGGGGCTTCCGTGGCGACCGCGCTCGCCCGGCGGTTGGTGATGCCGCCCGCGCGGGAAGGGGACCAGCGCCAGTTCATCGACGCCCCGGTGCCGCCGCGGCCCGCACAGGCGGGCATCGGGTCCACAGTGGACTGGGCGAGCGCCAGGCTGGAGTCCCCGCTCGGCGTGAGCGATCTGGCCGCGCACGCGGGAATGAGTGAGCGCTCCTTCCAGCGCGCGTTCACCGCGGCGATGGGCACCACGCCGGGGAAGTGGTTGCTGGCGCAGCGAGTTCGGCACGCGCAGCGCCTGCTGGAGAGCACGGAGCTGTCGGTCGACCGCGTCGCCCAGCGCTGCGGCCTCGGCACCGCGGCCAACCTCCGGCGCCGCATGCACGCCGCCCTCGGTGTCACCCCCGGTGCCTACCGCCGCACCTTCCACACGCCGTAG
- the ehuD gene encoding ectoine/hydroxyectoine ABC transporter permease subunit EhuD: MTWDWGYAWETLPQLLDGLGVTVLATLAGTAIALVLGLIFTVLRRSPSRWICIPTEIFVEFIRSTPLLVQLFVLFFVLPEAGIQLSAFMTGVIGLGLHYATYTSEVYRSGIEGVPAGQWEAAKALNLPTRRVWTSVILPQAVPPSIPALGNYAIAMFKETPQLTVITVMELLSVARQLGAENYRYLEPVTIIGVLFLLLSLPTAWLVRRTERRLVPAPRPV; this comes from the coding sequence ATGACGTGGGACTGGGGCTACGCCTGGGAAACCCTGCCGCAGCTGCTGGACGGGCTCGGCGTGACCGTGCTCGCGACGCTGGCCGGTACGGCGATCGCGTTGGTGCTGGGCCTGATCTTCACCGTGCTGCGGCGCAGCCCGTCGCGGTGGATCTGCATCCCCACCGAGATCTTCGTCGAGTTCATCCGCTCGACCCCGTTGCTGGTGCAGCTGTTCGTGCTGTTCTTCGTGCTGCCGGAGGCGGGCATCCAGCTCTCCGCCTTCATGACCGGCGTGATCGGGCTCGGCCTGCACTACGCCACCTACACCTCGGAGGTGTACCGCTCCGGCATCGAGGGGGTGCCCGCCGGGCAGTGGGAGGCGGCCAAGGCGCTCAACCTGCCGACGCGGCGGGTGTGGACGAGCGTGATCCTGCCGCAGGCGGTGCCGCCGTCGATCCCGGCGCTGGGCAACTACGCGATCGCGATGTTCAAGGAGACCCCGCAGCTCACCGTGATCACGGTGATGGAGCTGCTCTCCGTCGCCAGGCAGCTCGGCGCGGAGAACTACCGCTACCTGGAGCCGGTCACCATCATCGGCGTGCTCTTCCTGTTGCTGAGCCTGCCGACCGCGTGGCTGGTGCGGCGGACGGAGCGGCGCCTGGTCCCCGCTCCCCGGCCCGTGTAA
- the ehuC gene encoding ectoine/hydroxyectoine ABC transporter permease subunit EhuC, which yields MSPQLFAYLLEGLLTTLQLTIGAAALGLVFSFAAGIATCSPNIVLRGVGRCYIELFRGISALVLLFWFVFALPYAGWQLDPMWAGVLALALNIGAYGAEVVRGGIVAVPVAQIEAAIALNFTRSQRMRLVVLPQAIARMLPPFGNLLIELLKGTSVAYIVLIPDLTFAGQIVRNATGDSASVFTALLILYAILAVIFTTIVRLIERRVAKSLGRAPTPGFFARVKGVKSA from the coding sequence ATGTCTCCCCAGCTTTTCGCCTACCTGCTCGAAGGTCTGCTCACCACGTTGCAGCTGACCATCGGCGCGGCCGCGCTCGGTCTGGTGTTCTCGTTCGCGGCGGGGATCGCCACGTGCAGCCCGAACATCGTGCTGCGCGGCGTCGGCCGGTGCTACATCGAGCTGTTCCGCGGGATCTCCGCGCTGGTGCTGCTGTTCTGGTTCGTCTTCGCGCTGCCCTACGCGGGCTGGCAGCTCGACCCGATGTGGGCGGGCGTCCTCGCGCTGGCGCTGAACATCGGCGCCTACGGCGCGGAGGTGGTGCGCGGCGGCATCGTGGCCGTCCCGGTCGCGCAGATCGAGGCGGCGATCGCGCTGAACTTCACCAGGTCCCAGCGGATGCGCCTGGTCGTTCTGCCGCAGGCGATCGCGCGCATGCTGCCGCCGTTCGGCAACCTGCTCATCGAGCTGCTGAAGGGCACCTCGGTCGCGTACATCGTGCTGATCCCGGACCTGACCTTCGCCGGGCAGATCGTGCGCAACGCCACCGGTGACTCCGCTTCGGTGTTCACCGCGCTGCTGATCCTCTACGCGATCCTCGCGGTGATCTTCACGACCATCGTCCGGCTGATCGAGCGCCGCGTGGCGAAGTCCCTCGGCAGAGCGCCGACTCCGGGATTCTTCGCGCGTGTCAAGGGGGTGAAGTCGGCATGA